The Roseococcus microcysteis genome contains a region encoding:
- a CDS encoding LLM class flavin-dependent oxidoreductase, producing MPMILAANANAQGSHVGEWRHPDAWDRPAANLANAVRLAQIAEEGCFDLLFLADGNGVRNMDKPDLFAATSPSDRPGIFEPVTLLAALAMATSRIGLVATTTTTYDEPFHVARRFASLDHISGGRAGWNLVTTSNPGDALNFSHDAHVPRDDRYERAFEFAAVVKGLWDSWADDAFPQDKASGRFLDPARVHALNHAGKHFQVAGPLNAPRPPQGQPVVFSAGQSETGKELSAAMADCVFAIEGTLPRAQALYADLKGRLAKHGRTPDSLKILSGVTIIAGETAEEAQRISDELDALVPDAVALDYLNKMTGLKFKLSMLDQPFPDLDTSEVGPTAIAQAIVARARGEGMTIRQASRAILPQMAGNLFVGSATEVADRMEEWYRGQGCDGFMIAAPVVPTGLERFIRLVVPELRRRGLFRTAYEGTTLREHLGLPRPSNRFFPA from the coding sequence GCGGAGGAGGGCTGCTTCGACCTGCTCTTCCTCGCCGATGGCAATGGCGTGCGGAACATGGACAAGCCTGACCTCTTCGCCGCCACTTCGCCCTCCGACCGGCCGGGCATCTTCGAGCCGGTGACGCTGCTGGCCGCGCTCGCCATGGCGACTTCGCGCATCGGCCTCGTCGCCACCACCACCACCACCTATGACGAGCCCTTCCATGTGGCGCGCCGCTTCGCCTCGCTCGATCACATCAGCGGCGGGCGGGCGGGGTGGAACCTGGTCACCACCTCCAACCCCGGCGACGCCCTGAACTTCAGCCACGACGCGCATGTGCCACGCGACGACCGCTATGAACGCGCCTTCGAATTCGCCGCCGTGGTGAAGGGGCTGTGGGATTCCTGGGCGGATGACGCCTTCCCGCAGGACAAGGCGAGCGGCCGCTTCCTCGACCCCGCCCGTGTCCATGCGCTGAACCATGCCGGCAAGCATTTCCAGGTGGCGGGGCCGCTGAACGCGCCGCGGCCGCCGCAGGGGCAGCCCGTGGTCTTCTCGGCCGGGCAGTCGGAGACGGGCAAGGAGCTCTCCGCCGCCATGGCCGATTGCGTCTTCGCCATCGAGGGCACGCTGCCCCGCGCCCAGGCCCTCTATGCCGACCTCAAGGGGCGGCTCGCCAAGCATGGCCGCACGCCGGACAGTCTCAAGATCCTGAGCGGCGTCACCATCATCGCAGGCGAGACGGCCGAGGAGGCGCAGCGCATTTCCGACGAGCTGGACGCGCTGGTGCCGGACGCCGTGGCGCTGGACTACCTCAACAAGATGACCGGGCTGAAGTTCAAGCTTTCCATGCTGGACCAGCCCTTCCCCGACCTCGACACCAGCGAGGTCGGCCCCACCGCCATCGCCCAGGCCATCGTCGCCCGCGCGCGGGGCGAGGGCATGACCATCCGCCAGGCCAGCCGCGCCATCCTGCCGCAGATGGCGGGCAACCTCTTCGTGGGCAGCGCGACCGAAGTCGCGGACCGCATGGAGGAATGGTATCGCGGCCAGGGCTGCGACGGCTTCATGATCGCGGCCCCGGTGGTGCCCACCGGCCTGGAGCGGTTCATCCGCCTGGTGGTCCCGGAACTGCGCCGCCGGGGCCTGTTCCGCACCGCCTATGAGGGCACCACCCTGCGCGAGCATCTGGGCCTGCCGCGCCCTTCCAACCGCTTCTTCCCGGCCTGA
- a CDS encoding amidase codes for MPRHEFPTIDLAAIGLETGQVTSASLVEEALVRAQAGEGPRVFTTLHMKAARDAALAMDALRKSGRAPSRYAGIPITIKDLFDEAGVTTMAGSVAREGATPAARHAPVVQRLLRQGFIVLGRTNMTEFAFSGLGVNPHYGTPLSPWDRETGRLPGGSSSGAAVAAADGMGFGGLGTDTGGSCRIPAALCGVVGFKPTARRVPMEGVLPLSPSLDSVGPLARSVACCATLDAFLAGEENAAPLPEMSLSGLRLAILTNVVEDDMVGEVARPYARALARLEAAGAKLTDLRLPELDRIPAMNAKGGLTASEAFHWHRELIIQAGTRYDPRILKRISRGERMSAADYLDVLRERAAIIAEAARHTAPFDAVLCPTVPLAPPALAEVEDEAEYNRINLLLLRNTAIANILDRCAISIPCHTPGEAPVGLMLMGEAMQDKRLLAIAEAVERALEG; via the coding sequence ATGCCGCGCCACGAATTCCCGACCATAGACCTCGCCGCCATCGGGCTGGAGACGGGCCAGGTGACCTCCGCCTCCCTGGTCGAGGAGGCGCTGGTGCGCGCCCAGGCCGGCGAGGGGCCGCGCGTCTTCACCACCCTGCACATGAAGGCGGCGCGGGACGCCGCGCTCGCCATGGATGCGCTGCGCAAATCCGGCCGCGCCCCCAGCCGCTACGCCGGCATTCCCATCACCATCAAGGACCTCTTCGACGAGGCGGGCGTCACCACCATGGCGGGCTCCGTGGCGCGCGAGGGTGCGACCCCCGCCGCACGCCACGCCCCCGTGGTGCAACGCCTGCTGCGCCAGGGCTTCATCGTGCTGGGGCGCACCAACATGACGGAGTTCGCCTTCTCGGGCCTCGGCGTGAACCCACATTACGGCACGCCCCTCTCGCCCTGGGACCGGGAAACGGGGCGGCTGCCGGGCGGTTCTTCCTCCGGTGCGGCAGTCGCGGCAGCCGACGGCATGGGCTTTGGCGGGCTCGGCACCGACACCGGCGGCTCCTGCCGCATCCCGGCCGCGCTGTGCGGGGTGGTGGGCTTCAAGCCCACCGCGCGGCGCGTGCCGATGGAGGGCGTGCTGCCGCTCTCGCCCTCGCTCGATTCGGTGGGGCCGCTGGCGCGCTCGGTCGCCTGCTGCGCGACGCTGGATGCCTTCCTCGCCGGCGAGGAGAACGCCGCGCCGCTGCCGGAGATGAGCCTGTCCGGCCTGCGCCTCGCCATCCTCACCAATGTGGTCGAGGACGACATGGTGGGCGAGGTGGCCCGGCCCTATGCCCGCGCCCTGGCGCGCCTGGAAGCCGCCGGCGCGAAGCTGACCGACCTGAGGCTGCCCGAACTCGACCGCATCCCCGCCATGAACGCCAAGGGCGGCCTCACCGCCAGCGAGGCCTTCCACTGGCACCGCGAGCTGATCATCCAGGCCGGCACGCGCTATGACCCGCGCATCCTCAAGCGCATCAGCCGCGGCGAGCGCATGTCGGCGGCCGACTACCTCGACGTGCTGCGCGAACGCGCCGCCATCATCGCCGAGGCCGCCCGCCACACCGCCCCCTTCGACGCCGTGCTCTGTCCCACCGTGCCGCTGGCCCCGCCCGCCCTGGCCGAGGTGGAGGACGAAGCCGAATACAACCGCATCAACCTGCTGCTGCTGCGCAACACCGCCATCGCCAACATCCTGGACCGCTGCGCCATCAGCATCCCCTGCCACACCCCGGGCGAAGCGCCCGTCGGCCTGATGCTGATGGGCGAAGCCATGCAGGACAAACGCCTGCTGGCCATCGCCGAAGCCGTGGAACGGGCGCTGGAGGGGTAG